In a genomic window of Flavobacterium sp. KACC 22761:
- the ppk1 gene encoding polyphosphate kinase 1, producing the protein MYEQKYIDREKSWLAFNARVLQEAADNTVPLLDRLRFVGIFSNNLDEFFRVRYAAIRRLSLSGISGEKYLGGISAHQLIKDITEIVIQQQSESLRILGNIEAELEAENIFIINETQITKKQECFLKDFFTQKLSPELVTIILNDLAVFPVLKDTLGYLAVRLELATDEVRYALIEIPKNINRFVVLPSEDEKQYVILIDDVIRYKLKNIFNIFDYKSVSAHMIKITRDAQLDIDSDLSKSMLEKISSSVKDRRIGEPVRFIYDNLIEEDTLQFFLEKMKIVETDSIIPGGRYHNRRDYMDFPNLGRYDLLYKPNEPLPVPGLSLDGSILEKISKKDYLVHAPYQSFSYLTKFLREAALDPKVTSIKITLYRLAKNSQIISSLINAAKNGKKVVVQIELQARFDEASNISYAEQMQTEGIELIFGIKGLKVHSKICVIERIEEGKTRRYGFISTGNFNESTAKIYTDVTLFTCHQGILKDTSKIFEFFDINYRVHRYKHLIVSPHYTRTKFIKLIDREILHALAGRKTHIKLKMNSLSDFKMIDKLYEASNAGVKIQLQVRGICSLIPGIPGMSENIEAISIVDNYLEHSRVYIFGNAGLTEVYISSADFMTRNLDGRVEVTCPIYDLEIKKELIDNFNIAWKGNVKVRYHSYKLDNKYKPRNHHAPFRAQFETYKYYQNKIEVAEAVPQKIN; encoded by the coding sequence GTGTACGAACAGAAATATATCGATAGAGAAAAAAGTTGGTTAGCGTTTAATGCAAGAGTGCTTCAAGAAGCTGCAGACAACACGGTTCCACTTTTAGACAGACTGCGTTTTGTTGGAATTTTTTCAAACAATTTAGATGAGTTTTTCAGAGTTCGGTATGCTGCGATTCGAAGATTAAGTCTTTCGGGTATTTCTGGCGAAAAATATTTAGGAGGAATTTCTGCCCATCAATTAATTAAGGATATTACCGAAATCGTAATTCAGCAACAGTCTGAAAGTTTACGTATTCTAGGAAATATTGAAGCCGAACTAGAAGCTGAAAATATCTTTATTATCAATGAAACTCAAATTACCAAAAAACAGGAGTGTTTTCTAAAGGACTTTTTTACACAAAAATTAAGTCCAGAATTGGTAACCATCATTCTTAATGACTTGGCGGTTTTTCCGGTTTTAAAAGATACTTTGGGATATTTGGCTGTTCGCTTAGAATTGGCAACAGATGAAGTTCGTTATGCTTTAATCGAAATTCCAAAAAACATCAATCGTTTTGTTGTCCTTCCTTCTGAAGATGAAAAACAATATGTGATCTTGATCGACGATGTTATTCGTTATAAACTAAAGAACATCTTCAATATTTTTGATTATAAAAGTGTTTCGGCGCATATGATTAAAATCACGCGTGATGCTCAGTTAGATATTGACAGTGACTTAAGTAAAAGTATGCTGGAAAAAATTTCGAGCTCTGTAAAAGACCGCCGAATTGGAGAACCTGTTCGTTTTATTTATGATAATTTAATTGAAGAAGATACGCTACAATTCTTTTTGGAAAAAATGAAAATTGTAGAAACCGATAGTATAATTCCCGGTGGAAGGTATCACAACCGCCGAGATTATATGGATTTTCCAAATTTAGGACGCTACGATTTGTTGTATAAACCAAATGAGCCTTTGCCTGTTCCAGGTTTGAGTTTGGATGGAAGTATTTTAGAAAAAATCAGTAAAAAAGATTATTTGGTGCATGCGCCATATCAATCATTTTCATATTTGACCAAATTTTTACGTGAAGCGGCTTTAGACCCGAAAGTAACGAGCATAAAAATTACTTTATATCGTTTAGCCAAAAATTCACAGATTATCAGTTCATTGATCAATGCTGCTAAAAACGGAAAGAAAGTAGTAGTTCAAATTGAACTTCAAGCACGTTTTGATGAAGCATCGAATATTTCGTATGCAGAACAAATGCAAACGGAAGGAATAGAGCTTATTTTCGGAATTAAAGGCTTGAAAGTTCACAGTAAAATTTGTGTGATTGAAAGAATTGAAGAAGGAAAAACACGTCGTTACGGATTTATTTCAACGGGAAATTTCAATGAATCGACAGCAAAAATTTATACCGATGTTACGCTTTTTACCTGTCACCAAGGAATTTTAAAAGATACATCGAAAATATTTGAATTTTTCGATATTAATTATCGAGTGCACAGATACAAACATTTAATTGTATCGCCACACTACACAAGAACAAAATTCATTAAGTTAATTGACCGTGAAATTTTGCATGCGCTTGCTGGCAGAAAAACACATATCAAATTAAAAATGAATAGTTTGTCTGATTTTAAAATGATCGATAAATTATATGAAGCAAGCAACGCAGGCGTGAAAATCCAGCTTCAAGTTAGAGGGATTTGTTCTTTGATTCCAGGTATTCCCGGAATGAGCGAAAATATTGAAGCAATAAGTATTGTAGATAATTATTTAGAGCATTCAAGAGTTTATATTTTTGGAAATGCTGGTCTAACGGAAGTTTACATTTCGTCTGCCGATTTTATGACTAGAAATCTTGATGGAAGAGTCGAAGTTACCTGCCCGATCTATGATTTAGAAATCAAAAAAGAACTGATTGATAATTTTAATATTGCATGGAAAGGGAATGTTAAAGTGAGATATCATTCCTATAAATTAGATAACAAATACAAGCCTCGAAATCATCATGCCCCATTTAGAGCGCAATTTGAAACCTATAAATATTACCAAAACAAAATTGAGGTGGCCGAAGCAGTTCCTCAAAAAATAAATTAA
- a CDS encoding SixA phosphatase family protein → MKNLILIRHAKSSWEAPLKDFDRPLMKRGILDAHEVSSNISKYLPKTYIIWSSTAARASETALIFAQNISYPLESIIFKDELYTFDERQLEKVIKSCDNSLESVILFGHNEAITNFVNKFGDVFIDNVPTSGFVSLQFDTESWDTLNKGKTHKTIFPKDLK, encoded by the coding sequence ATGAAAAACTTAATTTTAATACGACACGCCAAATCAAGTTGGGAAGCGCCTCTTAAGGATTTTGACAGACCTTTAATGAAAAGAGGAATTTTAGATGCACATGAAGTGTCTTCAAATATTTCAAAATACCTACCGAAAACTTACATTATATGGAGTAGCACTGCGGCACGGGCTTCAGAAACGGCTCTTATTTTTGCTCAAAATATTTCATATCCCTTAGAAAGCATCATTTTCAAAGATGAATTATACACATTTGATGAACGACAACTCGAAAAAGTTATCAAATCGTGTGATAATAGTTTAGAAAGCGTTATTCTTTTTGGACATAACGAGGCTATTACAAATTTTGTTAATAAATTTGGGGATGTTTTTATAGATAATGTCCCAACTTCAGGTTTTGTTTCCCTGCAATTTGATACGGAAAGCTGGGATACTCTCAATAAAGGCAAGACACATAAAACCATTTTCCCCAAAGATTTAAAATAA